In Pseudomonas sp. PDM14, a genomic segment contains:
- a CDS encoding DUF4387 domain-containing protein — MATLKDVSRHVRSKNAGPFWVTVDIFFNSKENFSKYAKTEKLSPSVFAELYSADPEHVHHYLVPDLNILKISYPRSWPQGGELERDMHAGNQCKRLLNIELD; from the coding sequence ATGGCCACCCTCAAAGACGTCAGCCGTCATGTCCGCTCGAAGAACGCCGGCCCTTTCTGGGTCACCGTGGACATCTTCTTCAACAGCAAGGAGAACTTCAGCAAGTACGCCAAGACCGAGAAGCTCTCGCCCAGCGTATTCGCCGAGCTCTACAGCGCCGACCCGGAGCACGTGCACCACTACCTGGTGCCCGACCTGAACATCCTGAAGATCTCCTACCCGCGCTCCTGGCCCCAGGGTGGTGAACTGGAGCGGGACATGCACGCCGGCAACCAGTGCAAACGCCTGCTCAACATCGAACTGGATTGA